In the Terriglobia bacterium genome, CGCTCCTGCGCCATCGCGACGCTGCTGAAGAGCGCCACCACCAGGGCAATGTTAAACAACCTTTTCACCATTTCTGTTCTCCCCTTTCTTGAGATTCTGATCTCCGCTGATTGGGTAATGCCAGAGCGCGGCCCTCTATCGTCAATTTTCCCCGCCGTTGTACGCCTGCTGCCGCGTTTTCTGACCTCACCCTCCCATTGTTCATCAGATTGCCGGGAATGAATTTAAAGCCTGCGTAAATTCTGTTTTTGGTTCCTGCGGCGGACCATGCGCCGTTTGAACCCAGCCCAGTGTCCCACACAACTTTGTACAACCCGCCGTGTGCGACCGTCATTCCGATTCCTCACAGCGGGAGAGGAACCTGCTTTTCATCCAAACAGAACGAAACCGTAGCGGCGGCTTCACGCCGCCAGGCGCTCCTTCGGTCATTCCGACCCCGCAAAGCGGGAGACAGAAACAGATTCCTCGCGCCAGAAGAGCGCCGGCCCTCGGAATGACTGGTTATGGCAGACAATTGCGCGGGACGCTGCGCTGGATACGGTGGGGCGCATCAACGCCGGCTTCCGCGCCAGCACTTTTCAGGAAGGTTGTGCAACGAACTTGTAACCCAGGCCGCGAACGGTGAGAAAATAGCGCGGGTTCTGCGGGTCCGCCTCCAGCTTCTGGCGAAGCATCCAGATATGCGCATCCACGGTGCGGGTCATTGTCGTTTCATCATAACCCCACACTTCCCGCAGCAGTTCCTCGCGCGAGACGGTTGAGCCCTGCTGCTGGATAAAGTAAGCCAGCAACTCAAACTCCCGCGCCGACACCTCGACCGATTTGCCCTCGCGCCACACCGCCGTGCTGCGAAAGTCCACCGTCACCGGCCCAAACTGGAAGGTCGAGTCCCGATGGTTGGCCTGGGGTAATGACGCCCTGCGCAGCAGCGCTTCGATGCGAGCGAGCAGTTCGGAGGAATCAAAAGGCTTGGCAAGGTAATCGTCGGCCCCGAGATGGAGTCCGGAAACCTTGTCCTCAATCTGGCCGCGCGCCGTCAGCATCAGAATGGGAGTGCGCACGGCGCGCCGCCGCAGGGTGCGGCAGATTTCAAACCCGTCCTTGTGCGGCAGCATGACGTCCAGGATGATCAGGTTGAA is a window encoding:
- a CDS encoding response regulator transcription factor, giving the protein MKRKNFIQPHLLLVEDDAALVLTLTDLLASKGYQVESVKDGAEALERASQGGFNLIILDVMLPHKDGFEICRTLRRRAVRTPILMLTARGQIEDKVSGLHLGADDYLAKPFDSSELLARIEALLRRASLPQANHRDSTFQFGPVTVDFRSTAVWREGKSVEVSAREFELLAYFIQQQGSTVSREELLREVWGYDETTMTRTVDAHIWMLRQKLEADPQNPRYFLTVRGLGYKFVAQPS